CTCCGATAATTGCCAAAATCACACCAGGAATAGTTAAACTCGCCGACGTTATTGCTAACGTTCCCGTATTCAAAAGAGTTGCAAGGGAACCACCAATAACCGCCCCAACAATCCCTAACACAATTGTGCTGAGAATCCCGCCACCTTGATGACCAGGATAAATAGCTTTAGCGAGCGCTCCAGCAATTAAACCTAAAACAATCCATGCTAT
This Oscillatoria salina IIICB1 DNA region includes the following protein-coding sequences:
- a CDS encoding GlsB/YeaQ/YmgE family stress response membrane protein, giving the protein MSIIAWIVLGLIAGALAKAIYPGHQGGGILSTIVLGIVGAVIGGSLATLLNTGTLAITSASLTIPGVILAIIGAIIAIFIWEKLARSRRI